One part of the Thermoanaerobacterium sp. CMT5567-10 genome encodes these proteins:
- a CDS encoding MFS transporter encodes MGLPREIYILFISKIINAMGSFVMPLLTLILTEKIGLSDSKAGYYISISGILYIPALIIGGKLADVCGRKVIIAVFNIVGATLYIIAGFLRPSITMVYLIMIAGACFTATGPAHDSLVADITNPANRKSAYSLLYMGWNTGYAVGPTIGGFLFKDHLPLVFIGDATTALIALCLIIIFVKETIHIKDEGIVGNERASEKSEQGSIVSVILKRPILIFFALILFCYNFVYSQWSFMLPIQVVDVFKDAGAKYFGMMASLNGLVVMSFTPVITKMTEKINELMRAVLGGIMYTVGFGMLGFVNLLPFFFLSTFIFTLGEIILAISTSPFIANRTPSSHRGRMNAVLQIIMGAGYMIGPLVMGNVLNYVEVKPAWMILGAFVSFATLLMYGLERYDERKNVELNQC; translated from the coding sequence ATGGGTCTTCCAAGAGAAATTTATATATTATTTATATCAAAAATCATCAATGCAATGGGCAGTTTTGTCATGCCATTGCTTACATTAATTCTTACAGAAAAAATAGGTCTTTCCGACAGCAAAGCTGGATATTATATAAGCATTTCAGGGATTTTATATATACCTGCATTGATAATTGGAGGAAAGCTGGCCGATGTATGTGGCCGAAAAGTTATAATTGCTGTCTTTAATATTGTAGGAGCTACTTTATATATTATTGCTGGATTTTTAAGGCCATCGATCACAATGGTGTACTTGATAATGATAGCTGGAGCATGTTTTACTGCGACAGGTCCTGCCCATGATTCATTGGTGGCAGATATCACAAATCCAGCAAATAGAAAAAGTGCTTATTCTCTTTTGTACATGGGGTGGAATACAGGGTATGCAGTAGGACCTACTATAGGAGGCTTTTTATTTAAAGACCACCTTCCGCTTGTTTTTATAGGTGATGCAACGACAGCACTGATAGCCCTTTGCCTTATTATCATCTTTGTGAAAGAAACTATTCACATTAAAGATGAAGGCATAGTTGGAAATGAGAGAGCATCAGAGAAAAGTGAGCAAGGTTCAATTGTATCAGTTATTTTAAAAAGACCTATATTAATTTTTTTTGCTTTGATTCTCTTCTGCTACAATTTTGTATATAGTCAGTGGTCTTTTATGTTGCCTATTCAGGTAGTTGATGTGTTTAAAGATGCAGGTGCAAAGTATTTTGGAATGATGGCAAGCTTGAATGGATTGGTCGTTATGTCTTTTACGCCTGTAATAACAAAGATGACAGAAAAAATAAATGAACTAATGCGGGCGGTACTTGGCGGAATAATGTATACGGTAGGTTTTGGCATGCTGGGCTTTGTCAATTTATTGCCTTTTTTCTTCTTGTCAACTTTTATATTTACGCTTGGCGAAATAATTTTGGCTATAAGCACATCACCGTTTATAGCAAATCGTACACCATCATCTCACAGAGGCAGGATGAATGCAGTTCTGCAAATAATCATGGGAGCAGGATATATGATTGGACCACTGGTAATGGGAAATGTACTAAATTATGTTGAAGTAAAACCTGCATGGATGATACTCGGTGCATTCGTATCTTTTGCTACATTGCTGATGTATGGTCTAGAGAGATACGATGAAAGAAAAAATGTAGAATTAAATCAGTGTTAA
- the mgrA gene encoding L-glyceraldehyde 3-phosphate reductase yields MSYIPDENRYNNMIYRRCGRSGLMLPAISLGLWHNFGGYDVFENMRAMARRAFDLGITHFDLANNYGPPPGSAEENFGRILKTDFRGYRDELLISTKAGYTMWPGPYGDWGSRKYLLSSLDQSLKRMGIDYVDIFYSHRRDPNTPLEETMMALDQAVRQGKALYVGISNYNAEDTKKAAEILRKFGTPLLINQPSYSMFNRWIEDGLTDVLEEEGIGSIAFSPLAQGLLTDKYLNGIPDDSRAAKKNTSLKGNLTEENINKVRELKKIADRRGQSIAQMALAWDLRKVTSAIIGASRVSQIEENVRALDNLEFSDDELKEIDEILSK; encoded by the coding sequence ATGAGCTACATACCTGATGAAAATAGATACAACAATATGATATATAGAAGATGCGGAAGAAGTGGCCTTATGCTTCCTGCAATATCTCTTGGACTATGGCACAACTTTGGCGGATATGATGTGTTTGAAAACATGAGGGCAATGGCGAGGAGAGCGTTTGACCTTGGTATAACGCATTTTGACTTAGCAAACAATTACGGACCGCCACCAGGTTCTGCAGAAGAAAATTTCGGCAGGATTTTAAAGACGGATTTTAGAGGTTATAGAGATGAATTATTGATTTCTACAAAAGCTGGCTATACTATGTGGCCCGGCCCTTATGGAGACTGGGGTTCAAGGAAATACTTACTTTCTAGTTTAGACCAGAGCTTAAAAAGAATGGGTATTGACTATGTTGACATATTTTATTCCCACAGAAGAGATCCAAATACACCATTAGAAGAGACCATGATGGCACTAGATCAGGCTGTACGACAAGGTAAAGCCTTGTACGTCGGTATTTCAAACTACAATGCTGAAGACACTAAAAAAGCTGCAGAAATACTGAGAAAGTTTGGAACTCCTCTTTTAATAAACCAGCCAAGTTATTCTATGTTTAATAGATGGATAGAAGATGGACTTACAGATGTCCTTGAAGAAGAAGGTATTGGCAGCATAGCGTTTAGCCCATTGGCACAAGGATTATTGACTGATAAGTACCTAAATGGAATCCCTGATGATTCTAGAGCTGCAAAGAAAAATACATCCTTAAAAGGAAATCTCACTGAAGAGAACATAAATAAAGTTAGAGAATTGAAAAAAATCGCAGATAGAAGAGGCCAGAGCATTGCTCAGATGGCTTTGGCTTGGGACTTGAGAAAAGTCACATCTGCAATAATAGGCGCCAGCAGAGTAAGTCAGATAGAAGAAAATGTAAGAGCGCTAGATAATCTTGAATTTAGCGATGATGAATTGAAAGAAATAGATGAGATATTATCTAAATAG
- the hcp gene encoding hydroxylamine reductase: MGMFCYQCQEASKGVGCTLRGVCGKTDDTARLQDLLIYTLKGLAIVNQEARKHGLNSENTDSFVIDGLFSTITNVNFDKNYFVGKIKEGLNLRESIKSKLRDNGVEINNLHDAAKWTKDESEFDEKALSVGVLATENEDIRSLRELITYGIKGMAAYAFHAANLGFKDPNISEFIEKALVATLDDSLGANDYVSLALEAGKYGVDVMALLDKANTSTYGNPEITKVNIGVRNNPGILISGHDLKDLEELLEQTEGTGVDVYTHGEMLPAHYYPAFKKYSHFAGNYGNAWWQQDKEFESFNGPILMTTNCLTPPKDSYKDRLYTTGVVGFEGVKHIDAGPDGKKDFTEIIEHAKRCKPPVEIESGEIVGGFAHNQVLALADKVVDAVKTGAIKRFFVMAGCDGRMKSREYYTEFAKELPKDTVILTAGCAKYRYNKLNLGDINGIPRVLDAGQCNDSYSLAVIALKLKEVFGLKDINELPISFNIAWYEQKAVIVLLALLYLGVKNIHLGPTLPAFLSPNVAKVLVENFGIGGITNVEDDIRMFMGN, encoded by the coding sequence ATGGGAATGTTTTGCTATCAATGCCAAGAGGCATCAAAAGGCGTTGGCTGTACATTAAGAGGCGTATGCGGTAAGACTGATGATACAGCTAGACTTCAGGATTTGCTCATATACACATTAAAAGGGTTAGCAATAGTAAATCAAGAAGCTAGAAAACACGGCTTAAACAGTGAAAATACAGATTCTTTCGTAATCGATGGACTATTTTCGACTATAACAAACGTCAACTTTGACAAAAATTACTTCGTTGGCAAAATAAAAGAAGGCTTAAATCTTAGAGAGTCAATAAAAAGTAAATTGAGAGATAATGGAGTTGAAATAAATAATTTGCATGATGCAGCTAAATGGACAAAAGATGAAAGCGAATTTGATGAGAAGGCTTTATCAGTGGGCGTTCTTGCTACTGAAAATGAAGACATAAGATCATTAAGGGAGCTTATAACTTACGGCATAAAGGGTATGGCTGCTTATGCATTCCATGCTGCAAACCTTGGCTTTAAAGATCCTAATATATCAGAGTTTATTGAAAAGGCGTTAGTTGCAACATTGGATGACAGCTTAGGTGCAAATGACTATGTATCACTTGCATTAGAGGCTGGTAAATACGGCGTGGATGTGATGGCACTTTTGGACAAAGCAAATACATCCACATACGGCAATCCTGAGATCACAAAGGTAAATATCGGCGTCAGAAACAATCCTGGTATCTTAATAAGCGGACACGACTTAAAAGATTTGGAAGAACTGCTTGAACAAACAGAGGGAACAGGTGTTGACGTATATACACACGGTGAAATGCTTCCTGCCCACTACTATCCGGCATTTAAGAAGTATTCACACTTTGCAGGAAACTACGGCAATGCATGGTGGCAGCAGGATAAAGAATTTGAAAGCTTTAACGGTCCAATACTCATGACCACAAACTGCTTAACACCGCCAAAGGATTCTTATAAAGATAGACTTTACACAACTGGTGTTGTAGGATTTGAAGGTGTAAAGCATATTGATGCTGGCCCAGATGGAAAAAAAGACTTTACAGAGATAATAGAGCATGCAAAGAGATGCAAACCGCCAGTTGAAATTGAGAGTGGAGAGATAGTAGGAGGATTTGCCCACAACCAAGTTTTGGCGCTGGCAGATAAAGTAGTTGATGCAGTAAAGACTGGAGCTATAAAGAGATTCTTTGTAATGGCAGGCTGCGACGGAAGGATGAAGTCAAGAGAATATTACACAGAATTTGCAAAAGAACTTCCAAAAGATACAGTTATATTGACGGCAGGATGTGCAAAGTATAGATACAATAAATTAAATCTTGGCGACATAAACGGCATACCAAGAGTACTTGATGCAGGACAGTGCAATGACTCGTATTCATTAGCTGTTATAGCTCTGAAGCTTAAAGAAGTGTTTGGACTTAAAGATATAAATGAGCTTCCAATATCATTTAACATTGCATGGTATGAGCAAAAAGCTGTAATAGTATTACTAGCACTTCTGTACCTGGGGGTAAAGAATATTCACTTAGGACCGACACTTCCAGCATTCTTGTCACCTAATGTTGCAAAAGTTTTAGTTGAAAACTTCGGCATTGGCGGAATTACAAACGTAGAAGACGATATAAGGATGTTTATGGGGAATTAA
- the adhE gene encoding bifunctional acetaldehyde-CoA/alcohol dehydrogenase has protein sequence MATTKTELNIQKQIDLLVSRAQEAQKKFMSYTQEQIDAIVKAMALAGVDKHVELAKMAYEETKMGVYEDKITKNLFATEYVYHDIKNEKTVGIINENIEENYMEVAEPIGVIAGVTPVTNPTSTTMFKCLISIKTRNPIIFSFHPKAIKCSIAAAKVMYEAALKAGAPEGCIGWIETPSIEATQLLMTHPGVSLILATGGAGMVKAAYSSGKPALGVGPGNVPCYIEKSANIKRAVSDLILSKTFDNGVICASEQAVIIDEEIADEVKKLMKEYGCYFLNKDEIKKLEKFAIDEQSCAMSPAVVGQPATKIAEMAGFKVPDGTKILVAEYEGVGPKYPLSREKLSPILACYTVKDYNEGIKKCEEMTEFGGLGHSAVIHSENQDVINEFARRVRTGRLIVNSPSSQGAIGDIYNTNTPSLTLGCGSMGRNSTTDNVSVNNLLNIKRVVIRKDRMKWFKIPPKIYFENGSLQYLCKVKKKKAFIVTDPFMVKLGFVDKVTYQLDKANIEYEIFSEVEPDPSVDTVMNGVKIMNSYNPDLIIAVGGGSAIDAAKGMWLFYEYPDTEFETLRLKFADIRKRAFKFPELGKKALFIAIPTTSGTGSEVTAFAVITDKKRNIKYQLADYELTPDIAIIDPDLTKTVPPSVTADTGMDVLTHAIEAYVSVMASDYTDALAEKAIKIVFEYLPRAYKNGNDEEAREKMHNASCMAGMAFTNAFLGINHSMAHILGGKFHIPHGRANAILLPYVIRYNAEKPTKFVAFPQYEYPKAAERYAEIAKFLGLPASTVEEGVESLIEAIKNLMKELNIPLTLKDAGINKEQFEKEIEEMSDIAFNDQCTGTNPRMPLTKEIAEIYRKAYGA, from the coding sequence ATGGCAACGACAAAAACGGAATTAAACATTCAGAAGCAGATAGATTTACTTGTGTCAAGAGCACAAGAAGCCCAGAAGAAATTCATGTCTTACACTCAAGAGCAAATTGACGCCATCGTAAAGGCAATGGCTTTAGCAGGTGTTGACAAACACGTTGAGCTGGCAAAGATGGCCTACGAAGAGACAAAAATGGGTGTGTATGAAGATAAGATTACAAAAAACCTTTTTGCAACAGAGTACGTGTACCACGACATAAAAAATGAAAAGACAGTAGGCATAATTAATGAAAACATAGAAGAAAACTACATGGAAGTAGCAGAGCCAATAGGAGTCATTGCAGGCGTCACACCTGTCACAAACCCAACATCCACAACAATGTTTAAATGCTTAATATCCATAAAGACAAGAAATCCTATAATATTCAGTTTCCATCCAAAGGCTATAAAATGCAGCATAGCGGCAGCAAAAGTCATGTATGAAGCAGCGTTAAAGGCAGGTGCACCTGAAGGTTGCATAGGCTGGATAGAAACACCATCAATTGAGGCAACACAGCTTCTCATGACACATCCTGGTGTATCGCTAATCCTTGCAACAGGCGGTGCGGGAATGGTAAAAGCAGCATACAGCTCAGGCAAACCAGCATTAGGCGTAGGTCCTGGCAATGTGCCATGCTACATCGAAAAATCAGCAAACATAAAGAGAGCTGTATCAGACCTCATATTAAGTAAGACATTTGACAATGGCGTTATATGCGCATCAGAACAAGCTGTGATAATAGACGAAGAAATAGCAGATGAAGTAAAGAAGCTTATGAAGGAGTACGGTTGCTACTTCTTAAATAAAGACGAGATAAAGAAGCTTGAGAAATTTGCAATTGACGAGCAAAGCTGCGCAATGAGCCCTGCAGTCGTAGGTCAGCCGGCAACAAAGATTGCTGAAATGGCAGGTTTTAAAGTCCCTGACGGCACAAAGATATTAGTTGCAGAATACGAAGGTGTAGGTCCAAAGTATCCGCTGTCAAGAGAGAAATTAAGCCCTATACTTGCTTGCTACACTGTTAAAGACTACAATGAGGGAATCAAAAAGTGCGAAGAAATGACTGAATTTGGAGGTTTAGGACACTCCGCTGTAATACACTCTGAAAATCAAGACGTAATAAACGAATTTGCAAGGCGAGTCCGCACAGGAAGACTTATCGTAAATTCACCATCATCACAGGGAGCAATAGGAGATATATACAATACAAACACGCCATCACTTACGTTAGGCTGCGGTTCTATGGGAAGAAACTCAACAACAGACAACGTAAGTGTCAATAACCTTTTAAATATTAAGCGTGTTGTGATAAGGAAGGATAGAATGAAATGGTTCAAGATTCCACCAAAGATATACTTTGAAAACGGGTCACTGCAGTATCTGTGCAAAGTAAAGAAGAAAAAGGCTTTCATAGTGACAGATCCATTCATGGTTAAGCTTGGCTTCGTAGACAAAGTGACATATCAATTAGATAAAGCAAACATCGAATACGAAATATTCTCAGAAGTTGAGCCAGATCCATCTGTTGATACAGTAATGAACGGCGTAAAAATAATGAATTCATACAATCCTGACCTAATAATCGCTGTAGGCGGTGGATCTGCAATAGATGCAGCAAAGGGAATGTGGCTTTTCTACGAGTATCCTGATACCGAGTTTGAAACATTAAGACTTAAATTCGCAGACATCAGAAAGAGAGCATTTAAATTCCCAGAGCTTGGCAAAAAAGCGCTGTTCATCGCAATACCGACAACAAGTGGTACAGGTTCAGAAGTGACAGCATTTGCCGTTATAACTGATAAAAAGAGAAACATCAAATACCAACTGGCAGACTACGAACTCACACCAGATATAGCTATAATAGATCCTGACCTTACAAAGACAGTGCCACCATCTGTAACAGCAGACACAGGTATGGATGTGCTGACACACGCCATAGAAGCATACGTATCGGTAATGGCATCAGACTACACAGATGCGCTGGCAGAGAAAGCCATAAAGATCGTATTTGAATATCTGCCAAGGGCTTATAAAAATGGCAACGATGAAGAAGCCCGCGAAAAGATGCACAATGCTTCCTGCATGGCTGGTATGGCATTTACAAATGCATTTTTAGGAATAAACCACAGTATGGCACACATACTAGGCGGTAAGTTCCACATACCACACGGAAGAGCTAATGCTATACTTCTGCCGTATGTAATAAGGTACAATGCAGAAAAGCCTACAAAATTTGTGGCATTCCCACAATATGAATATCCAAAAGCAGCAGAAAGATATGCAGAAATCGCCAAATTCTTAGGACTGCCTGCATCAACTGTTGAAGAAGGCGTGGAAAGCTTAATCGAAGCTATAAAGAACCTTATGAAAGAGCTTAATATCCCACTTACGCTTAAAGACGCCGGCATAAACAAAGAACAATTTGAAAAAGAAATCGAGGAAATGTCAGACATCGCCTTCAATGATCAGTGCACAGGAACAAATCCAAGAATGCCTCTCACAAAAGAAATCGCAGAGATTTACAGGAAAGCGTACGGCGCATAA
- a CDS encoding spore photoproduct lyase family protein, with the protein MRFSHVYVEKDVVDNPIAKKILNTLKRSVVIEIERYGHFFNRPRQSYLMQKKSLNIILAKKRYDFIYRGSYMCEDFGNDEFYHTSNILNCIYSCDYCYLQGMYPSANIVVFVNIEDFFDEVDKLTKNKKIYLSISYETDLMAFEPFTGFLSMWIDYAKKNKNLTMEVRTKSANVNIFENIEIPDNVIFSWSLLPQPVISMYEKLTPSIDKRILAIKKAIEKGVKVRISLEPIMYLEGFEKIYSDFIDKLHSELPLESIHDFNIGAFRMVKGQAKKIEKLRETSPIFCYETEIKNGICTYKNDEYMKDFVYNELVKYIDKERVFVK; encoded by the coding sequence ATGAGGTTTTCTCATGTTTACGTTGAGAAAGATGTTGTTGATAATCCAATAGCTAAGAAGATTTTAAATACTTTAAAAAGAAGCGTTGTAATTGAAATAGAAAGGTATGGGCATTTCTTCAATAGGCCGAGGCAAAGCTACCTGATGCAGAAAAAATCTTTAAATATTATACTTGCCAAGAAAAGGTACGATTTTATATACAGAGGCTCTTATATGTGCGAAGATTTTGGTAACGATGAGTTTTACCACACTTCAAACATTTTAAACTGCATCTATTCTTGCGATTATTGTTATCTTCAGGGGATGTATCCATCTGCTAACATTGTTGTATTTGTAAACATAGAGGATTTTTTTGATGAAGTGGACAAACTGACGAAGAATAAGAAAATATATTTAAGCATATCGTATGAGACGGATTTAATGGCATTTGAGCCATTTACGGGGTTTTTGTCGATGTGGATAGACTATGCAAAGAAAAATAAGAATTTGACGATGGAGGTAAGGACTAAAAGCGCCAATGTCAACATATTTGAAAACATAGAAATTCCTGATAATGTAATATTTTCTTGGTCCCTTTTACCTCAACCAGTGATTTCGATGTATGAGAAACTTACGCCATCCATTGATAAAAGGATATTGGCAATAAAAAAGGCCATTGAAAAAGGTGTAAAAGTGAGAATATCATTAGAACCTATTATGTACCTGGAGGGTTTTGAAAAGATATATTCAGATTTTATAGATAAATTGCATAGTGAATTACCACTTGAAAGCATACACGACTTTAATATAGGTGCATTCAGGATGGTAAAGGGGCAGGCCAAAAAAATAGAAAAGCTCAGGGAAACATCTCCTATCTTTTGTTATGAGACAGAAATAAAAAATGGCATTTGCACGTATAAAAATGACGAATACATGAAAGACTTTGTCTACAACGAATTAGTAAAATACATTGACAAAGAAAGAGTATTTGTAAAATAG
- a CDS encoding H-type small acid-soluble spore protein produces MKYERAEEIYNSPSNYEVIYDGNPVWINSLNPNKKSANIKFLNDNAVMDVPVGFLIEGKKLSS; encoded by the coding sequence ATGAAATATGAAAGAGCTGAAGAAATATATAATTCTCCATCGAATTATGAAGTTATTTATGATGGCAATCCTGTATGGATAAATTCTCTAAATCCAAATAAAAAATCTGCCAATATCAAATTTTTAAATGATAACGCAGTAATGGATGTGCCTGTTGGTTTTTTAATAGAAGGAAAAAAATTAAGCTCATAA
- a CDS encoding glutaredoxin domain-containing protein — MLSFIKDRSEFEDIKKSADFFMLLFYSNKSQKSLEALDNLKKFSDKNKDVKVYAVNASDVRDVHTEFGITAVPALIAYGDGKVQQVVYGVQTEDYYERLLSTSPVKSSDGSKKYHRVIVYTSPSCPWCSATKSYLRQNNIPFREVDVTKNPAAAEELVRRSGQRGVPQTDIDGTIVVGFDKSRLNALLGIQG, encoded by the coding sequence ATGTTAAGCTTCATAAAGGATAGGAGTGAATTTGAAGACATAAAAAAGTCAGCAGATTTTTTCATGCTGTTGTTTTACTCTAATAAATCTCAGAAAAGCTTAGAGGCATTAGATAATTTAAAGAAATTCAGTGATAAAAACAAAGATGTAAAAGTCTATGCAGTAAATGCATCAGATGTTAGAGATGTTCATACAGAATTTGGCATTACTGCTGTACCTGCTTTAATTGCTTATGGTGATGGAAAAGTGCAGCAGGTAGTCTACGGTGTACAGACAGAAGATTATTATGAGAGACTTCTTTCTACATCCCCTGTAAAGTCAAGCGATGGGTCAAAAAAATATCATAGGGTCATAGTATACACATCGCCTTCGTGCCCGTGGTGCAGCGCCACAAAGTCATACTTAAGGCAGAATAATATACCATTTAGAGAAGTCGATGTGACGAAAAATCCTGCTGCTGCTGAAGAGCTTGTAAGGAGAAGTGGACAGAGAGGCGTACCGCAGACAGACATTGATGGAACTATTGTGGTAGGCTTTGATAAGTCAAGATTAAATGCGCTTTTAGGTATTCAAGGATAA
- a CDS encoding co-chaperone GroES — translation MEKIQPVNGNALIRLEDTEGDKKVGGIIIPRNAQEKLHEGIVEGLAAGATDEISIGDRVIYKEFSGTKIKHGDVEYLIVPVDDIIAKYVDVDEI, via the coding sequence ATGGAAAAGATACAGCCAGTTAACGGCAATGCGCTGATAAGATTAGAAGACACAGAAGGTGACAAAAAAGTAGGTGGCATAATAATACCAAGGAATGCCCAAGAAAAGCTTCATGAAGGTATTGTGGAAGGCCTTGCTGCAGGTGCCACAGACGAGATATCCATAGGTGATAGAGTCATATACAAAGAATTTTCTGGCACAAAAATAAAGCACGGAGATGTTGAGTATTTGATAGTGCCAGTAGATGATATAATAGCTAAATATGTTGATGTTGATGAGATATAG
- a CDS encoding DUF5673 domain-containing protein produces MNRKNIITIIIAVLIMAFGLIIGSLSRYNILEKFFSVLLVAVILAVICDIYLLFKDKRYFGKAKWIVKTSNNTLLLTISLYCILIPNLSNNSKNFLHTILILIIFVSGLIPFFHSILKDGINEKGIFHWGTLYTWNKIQSYSFTDNFLVIALNFSTNKIKLIVKKEDKENIKLLLKEHINR; encoded by the coding sequence ATGAATAGAAAGAACATTATAACAATAATTATTGCTGTATTAATTATGGCTTTTGGATTAATTATAGGATCATTAAGTAGATATAACATCTTAGAAAAATTTTTTTCTGTTCTCTTAGTGGCAGTAATACTTGCTGTAATATGTGATATATATCTTCTTTTCAAAGACAAAAGATATTTTGGAAAAGCAAAATGGATAGTAAAAACAAGCAATAATACATTACTACTTACAATCAGTTTGTATTGCATCTTAATACCAAATTTAAGCAATAATTCTAAAAACTTTCTCCACACTATTCTTATTTTAATCATCTTTGTATCTGGGCTAATTCCCTTTTTTCATTCCATATTAAAAGACGGAATAAACGAAAAAGGCATATTTCATTGGGGCACTTTATACACATGGAATAAAATTCAAAGCTACAGTTTTACAGACAATTTCTTAGTCATTGCTTTAAATTTCTCCACCAATAAAATCAAATTAATTGTTAAAAAAGAAGATAAAGAAAATATTAAACTTTTATTAAAAGAGCATATAAACCGCTAA
- a CDS encoding RDD family protein, translating to MNFTKLLINKPNSSDKRIDSILSTVIIFIGFAMAGWTRYKQALHDIIAGTFVIKS from the coding sequence ATGAATTTTACAAAACTTTTAATCAACAAGCCAAATTCAAGTGATAAAAGAATTGATTCTATTTTATCCACTGTAATAATTTTCATAGGTTTTGCTATGGCTGGCTGGACGAGATACAAGCAAGCTTTGCACGATATAATTGCTGGTACCTTTGTAATAAAAAGTTGA
- a CDS encoding histidine phosphatase family protein → MTKVYFVRHCKPDFSIKDDLMRPLTKDGQKDCKKVTEFLSDKNITKIFSSPYKRAIDTIKDFAESANLKINVIDDFKERKIGNAWIEDFDKFAKEQWHNFDYKLPGGESLNDVQRRNIKALMNILEENVDHNIAISSHGTALSTIINYFNKEFDYAEFEKIKDLMPFIVCFTFDGQDILNIEKFIFD, encoded by the coding sequence ATGACAAAAGTATATTTTGTAAGACATTGTAAACCAGATTTTTCAATTAAAGATGATTTAATGCGTCCACTCACTAAAGATGGTCAAAAAGATTGCAAAAAAGTTACAGAATTTTTGTCAGATAAAAATATTACAAAGATATTTTCAAGTCCTTATAAAAGAGCCATTGACACTATAAAAGATTTTGCAGAAAGTGCAAACTTAAAGATTAATGTTATTGACGATTTTAAAGAAAGAAAGATTGGCAATGCCTGGATAGAAGATTTTGATAAATTTGCAAAAGAACAATGGCATAATTTTGATTATAAATTGCCTGGAGGAGAAAGTTTAAATGATGTTCAAAGAAGAAATATAAAAGCACTTATGAATATACTTGAAGAAAATGTGGATCATAATATTGCGATATCTTCTCATGGAACTGCTTTAAGTACGATAATAAACTATTTTAATAAAGAATTCGATTATGCTGAATTTGAAAAAATTAAAGATCTTATGCCATTTATTGTTTGTTTTACTTTCGACGGTCAAGATATTTTGAATATCGAAAAATTTATTTTTGACTAA
- the sufC gene encoding Fe-S cluster assembly ATPase SufC: MKDNLLEIKNVKAEVDGKEILKGLNLTIKKGEIHAIMGPNGSGKSTLCNVIMGNPHYKVTNGEILFEGEDIVKLKVNERAKKGIFLSFQSPEEIPGITVDNFIRTSLSAVTNKNMPMLQFAKSMKEKMDMLDMKPEYRTRYLNVGFSGGEKKKSEILQMAMLNPKLVILDEIDSGLDIDALRVVAETVRKLKTDDMSILIITHYNRILDYLEPDVISVLANGRIVKEGDKNLAKELEKTGYESILDEVLS, translated from the coding sequence ATGAAGGATAATTTGTTAGAAATAAAAAATGTTAAAGCAGAAGTGGATGGCAAAGAGATATTGAAGGGGTTAAATTTAACTATTAAAAAAGGTGAAATACATGCTATCATGGGGCCTAATGGCAGTGGAAAAAGCACGCTGTGCAATGTAATAATGGGAAATCCTCATTACAAAGTAACAAACGGCGAGATACTGTTTGAAGGCGAGGATATTGTCAAACTTAAAGTAAATGAGAGGGCAAAGAAGGGAATATTCTTGTCTTTTCAGTCACCGGAAGAGATACCGGGGATTACGGTAGATAATTTCATAAGGACTTCATTAAGTGCAGTTACAAATAAAAATATGCCTATGCTTCAATTTGCAAAAAGCATGAAGGAAAAAATGGATATGCTGGATATGAAACCGGAATACAGGACAAGATATTTAAATGTGGGTTTTTCTGGCGGTGAAAAAAAGAAAAGCGAGATTTTACAGATGGCCATGTTAAATCCGAAGCTGGTTATACTAGATGAGATAGATTCTGGCCTTGACATAGATGCCTTAAGGGTTGTGGCTGAGACAGTCAGGAAGTTGAAGACAGATGATATGTCAATACTTATAATAACTCACTACAATAGAATACTGGATTATCTGGAGCCGGATGTTATCTCTGTCCTTGCAAATGGTAGAATCGTAAAAGAAGGAGATAAAAATCTTGCAAAGGAGCTTGAGAAGACAGGATATGAAAGCATCTTAGACGAAGTCCTGTCGTAA